The following proteins come from a genomic window of Magnetococcales bacterium:
- a CDS encoding respiratory nitrate reductase subunit gamma produces the protein MLTVLAYLVLGIFVIGFVWRISTYLRSTAPLKIATTPAPTSRFGVIRRLFLEVVLFNSLFKGDKLAWAGSIAFHGALVLVAIRHLRYFVDPLPPLFAHIQILGVLAGLAMMGGLGVLLLRRIFIDRVRYISSKADYGWLLLLLGIGFTGLVMKFFIRPDIVAVKASMVDLLVPFQSFSPQMAGDWIFILHLLMAFALILLFPFSKLMHLGGIFFAPTRYQVDNPREKRHVNPWADK, from the coding sequence ATGCTTACGGTCCTCGCATACCTCGTCCTTGGTATTTTTGTCATCGGCTTCGTGTGGCGGATTTCGACCTACCTGCGATCCACCGCACCCCTCAAGATAGCCACGACCCCAGCCCCCACCAGTCGATTTGGGGTGATTCGAAGGCTTTTTCTGGAAGTGGTCCTTTTCAACAGCCTCTTCAAGGGGGACAAACTGGCCTGGGCGGGTTCCATAGCCTTCCACGGGGCCTTGGTTTTGGTGGCGATCCGCCATCTGCGCTACTTTGTGGATCCCCTCCCCCCTCTGTTTGCCCACATCCAGATTTTGGGGGTGTTGGCGGGTTTGGCCATGATGGGTGGTCTGGGGGTGCTGTTGCTGCGCCGGATCTTTATCGACCGGGTGCGCTACATCTCTTCCAAGGCTGACTATGGCTGGTTGCTGCTGCTTTTGGGCATCGGCTTTACCGGTCTGGTGATGAAATTTTTTATCCGCCCGGACATCGTCGCGGTGAAGGCCTCCATGGTGGATCTTCTGGTGCCTTTCCAGAGCTTTTCCCCCCAGATGGCTGGCGACTGGATTTTCATCCTGCATCTGCTGATGGCTTTTGCGCTGATCCTGCTCTTTCCTTTTAGCAAGCTGATGCATCTTGGTGGGATCTTTTTTGCCCCCACCCGCTATCAGGTGGACAATCCCCGGGAAAAGCGGCACGTCAATCCCTGGGCTGACAAGTAA
- a CDS encoding D-alanyl-D-alanine carboxypeptidase family protein, translating to MKRRDFIKAIGLGVAGNCLTTPAFAGYSRRPPVIAPKPRNEQVSTYLRKMREFDRDHSTDVFLSQKKFRILTSTKRRLEKIQSTIGHANFHLLDFDDALKAANRFSDVGSFLPEELDLLEMVFYESATEYGFYGEKPIKNLTDRIPKREVVKIPGSGNFLYKGLPLRTYYSVKKELGDKIVLTSGVRGVSKQFMLFLRKTYESGGNLSRASRSLAPPGYSFHGISDFDVGQKGFGAANFTSRFITTDVYKRLVELGYLQLRYPRDNLLGVRFEPWHIKVNT from the coding sequence ATGAAAAGACGAGACTTCATAAAAGCAATCGGATTGGGGGTGGCAGGAAATTGCCTCACCACTCCGGCCTTTGCAGGATACTCCAGGCGGCCTCCGGTCATCGCACCCAAGCCCCGGAACGAACAGGTATCCACATACTTGCGTAAAATGCGGGAATTCGACCGGGATCACTCCACCGACGTTTTTCTCAGTCAGAAAAAATTCCGCATTCTTACCTCCACCAAACGGCGGCTGGAAAAAATCCAGTCTACCATCGGTCACGCCAATTTTCATCTCCTCGATTTTGACGATGCCCTGAAGGCAGCCAACCGCTTTTCCGATGTCGGCTCCTTTCTGCCGGAAGAGTTGGATCTCCTGGAGATGGTTTTTTACGAATCAGCCACTGAATATGGCTTCTATGGCGAAAAACCGATCAAAAATCTAACCGACCGAATCCCCAAGCGGGAAGTGGTCAAAATCCCCGGATCAGGCAATTTTCTCTACAAAGGGCTGCCTTTACGCACCTATTATTCCGTCAAAAAAGAGCTGGGTGACAAGATCGTTCTCACCTCCGGTGTACGGGGAGTCTCCAAGCAGTTCATGCTCTTTTTGCGAAAAACCTACGAAAGCGGCGGCAATCTCTCCCGCGCCTCCCGCTCTCTGGCTCCCCCAGGCTATTCGTTCCACGGCATCAGCGACTTTGACGTGGGCCAAAAGGGCTTTGGGGCTGCCAACTTTACCTCACGCTTTATCACCACAGACGTCTATAAGCGCTTGGTGGAGCTGGGCTATCTGCAACTACGCTATCCCCGGGACAACCTCCTTGGGGTCCGCTTTGAGCCCTGGCATATCAAGGTCAACACCTAA
- the folK gene encoding 2-amino-4-hydroxy-6-hydroxymethyldihydropteridine diphosphokinase codes for MTAWIGLGANLGKPQKTLTNALKALNNTPNIQLRQYSNLYRSEPVGSPKGVPWYLNGVCQIETTIDPHDLLNILQKIEASQGRDRTRETRWGARTLDLDLLLYGNHIIDTPTLIIPHPRWHLRRFVLHPLAELAPELIHPLLGKSVDTLCASVDDPSRVIRLPKWNPTLF; via the coding sequence ATCACTGCCTGGATCGGCCTGGGAGCTAACCTGGGAAAACCCCAAAAAACCCTCACCAACGCTCTCAAAGCCCTCAACAACACCCCCAACATTCAACTCCGCCAATACTCCAACCTCTATCGCAGCGAACCCGTGGGAAGCCCCAAGGGAGTACCCTGGTATCTCAACGGCGTCTGCCAGATCGAAACCACCATCGATCCCCACGATCTACTGAATATATTGCAAAAAATCGAAGCCAGCCAAGGACGTGACCGCACCAGGGAAACGCGCTGGGGAGCCCGCACCCTGGATCTGGATCTGCTGCTCTATGGCAACCACATCATTGATACACCCACCCTCATCATACCCCACCCCCGATGGCACCTGCGCCGCTTCGTACTCCACCCCCTGGCAGAGCTGGCCCCTGAGCTGATTCACCCCCTGCTGGGTAAAAGTGTTGACACCCTTTGCGCAAGTGTCGATGATCCCTCCCGGGTAATCCGGCTGCCGAAGTGGAATCCGACCCTGTTTTAA
- a CDS encoding murein peptide amidase A — MVEKATLANASPQTVKKTDSGQKFSGRSVTLPISPVTGEGSVQALCQKIGRKLGSVSPESCHAADLRPTGYQSVNGLALALKEYPPLSNREPQARVMVLGGIHGDEYSSVSIAFKWMQTLDRYHSGLFHWRVLPLVNPDGLLQKRSQRMNANGVDLNRNFPTFNWLEESRDYWVRRTGRDPRRYPGQAPLSEPESRWLAEEIVRFKPHVIISIHAPLGLLDFDGHRPKPPKKLGHLHLDLMGTYPGSLGRFAGVQEQIPIITIELSYAGIMPSRGEQRRIWRDLVGWLRGNIFDPNQAHDRTFKAANEGIDVAQKGGDVTVGSKTP, encoded by the coding sequence ATGGTGGAAAAGGCGACTCTGGCCAATGCCAGTCCCCAAACCGTCAAAAAAACCGATTCCGGCCAAAAATTTTCCGGCAGGAGCGTGACCCTTCCCATTTCCCCGGTTACGGGAGAGGGGTCGGTTCAGGCACTCTGCCAAAAGATCGGTCGTAAGCTGGGAAGTGTCTCTCCCGAGAGCTGTCATGCTGCCGATCTGCGCCCGACCGGTTATCAATCCGTCAATGGTCTGGCGCTGGCCCTGAAAGAGTATCCGCCGCTTTCCAACCGTGAACCCCAGGCCCGGGTGATGGTATTGGGGGGAATCCACGGTGATGAATACTCCTCGGTCAGTATTGCCTTTAAATGGATGCAAACATTGGACCGTTATCATTCCGGTCTGTTTCATTGGCGGGTTTTACCCCTGGTCAATCCCGACGGCCTGTTGCAAAAAAGATCCCAACGCATGAATGCCAACGGGGTGGATCTCAACCGCAACTTTCCCACCTTCAACTGGTTGGAAGAGTCCCGGGACTATTGGGTCCGCCGTACGGGCCGAGATCCCCGCCGCTATCCCGGTCAAGCCCCTTTGAGTGAGCCTGAGTCCCGATGGCTGGCTGAAGAGATCGTGCGCTTCAAGCCCCATGTCATCATCTCGATACATGCTCCCCTGGGGCTCCTGGACTTTGACGGCCATCGGCCCAAACCACCGAAAAAACTGGGCCATTTGCATCTGGATCTGATGGGCACCTACCCCGGTTCCCTGGGGCGTTTTGCGGGTGTTCAGGAACAAATTCCCATTATCACCATTGAACTGAGCTACGCAGGAATTATGCCATCCAGAGGGGAGCAGCGACGGATCTGGCGGGATCTGGTGGGGTGGCTCAGAGGCAATATTTTTGACCCCAATCAAGCCCACGACAGAACCTTCAAGGCTGCCAACGAGGGAATCGATGTGGCCCAGAAGGGTGGGGATGTGACTGTCGGCTCAAAAACACCATGA
- a CDS encoding pantoate--beta-alanine ligase: MKFFEKQHDLSLWVDRCRGASESVGFVPTMGGLHEGHLSLIRAAKEKCDRVVASIFVNPTQFGPGEDFERYPRELQQDRELLAGAGCDGLFYPTVEEIYPQGHQTRVSVEPLGSQLCGAFRPGHFEGVATVVTVLLNLVRPHRIFLGLKDYQQFILLRQMVGDLGLGVVVEGVSTVREADGLALSSRNRYLDREGRERALGLYRAMEAVSEAWQGGERNPEALEGVGRQVLVASGIDRIDYVAVRDSRTLGPWNLDSTSPQLLIAAFVDGVRLIDNRLLTS, encoded by the coding sequence ATGAAATTTTTTGAAAAACAGCACGACCTCTCCCTCTGGGTGGATCGCTGCCGGGGTGCTTCTGAGAGTGTCGGTTTTGTCCCCACCATGGGAGGGCTCCATGAAGGACACCTGAGCCTGATCCGGGCGGCCAAAGAAAAGTGTGACCGGGTGGTGGCGTCGATCTTCGTCAACCCCACCCAGTTTGGTCCGGGGGAAGATTTCGAACGCTATCCCAGGGAGTTGCAGCAAGATCGGGAATTGCTTGCCGGGGCTGGATGTGATGGACTCTTCTATCCCACGGTGGAAGAAATCTATCCCCAGGGGCATCAAACCCGGGTATCGGTGGAGCCTTTGGGGTCTCAGTTGTGCGGCGCTTTTCGACCCGGCCATTTTGAAGGTGTGGCGACGGTGGTGACTGTTTTGTTGAATCTTGTGCGTCCCCATCGTATCTTTCTTGGCCTGAAGGACTACCAGCAATTTATCCTGCTACGCCAGATGGTCGGGGATTTGGGGCTGGGAGTGGTGGTGGAAGGGGTGTCGACGGTGCGGGAAGCCGACGGTTTGGCCCTCTCCAGTCGCAACCGCTATCTCGATCGGGAAGGTCGGGAACGGGCCTTGGGGCTTTATCGGGCCATGGAGGCTGTCAGTGAAGCCTGGCAGGGGGGAGAACGCAATCCTGAGGCCCTGGAAGGGGTTGGTCGTCAGGTTTTGGTTGCATCGGGAATTGATCGCATTGATTATGTAGCGGTGCGAGACTCCCGGACGCTGGGGCCCTGGAATCTGGACAGCACATCACCACAGCTACTGATCGCAGCCTTTGTGGATGGCGTACGCCTCATCGACAACCGGCTGTTAACTTCGTGA
- the panB gene encoding 3-methyl-2-oxobutanoate hydroxymethyltransferase: MTRRVTLPDLIAMKGERKIVSVTAYDFSFARLLDRANIDILLVGDSLGMVIQGHDTTLPVTLDEMIYHTRAVARGAERALVVCDLPFGDYQSSPEAAMASSARAMKEGACHAVKLEGGEHMAETIRFLTTRGIPVMGHVGLTPQSVHAFGGFRMQGRGEAGEQVMADALAVAEAGAGLLILEGIPAPLATHITQRVHIPTIGIGAGPDCDGQVLVLYDLLGLFEGVAPKFVKHYLEGGSLVGEAVNRFAEEVREGRFPGPEHTSS, encoded by the coding sequence ATGACCCGGCGGGTCACCCTACCTGATTTGATCGCCATGAAGGGGGAACGGAAGATTGTTTCCGTGACCGCTTACGACTTTTCCTTTGCCCGTCTTTTGGACCGGGCCAATATAGATATATTGCTGGTGGGAGACTCCCTGGGCATGGTCATTCAGGGCCACGACACCACCTTGCCGGTCACCCTGGATGAGATGATCTATCACACCCGTGCAGTGGCTCGAGGGGCAGAGCGGGCGTTGGTGGTGTGCGACCTGCCCTTTGGTGATTATCAATCCAGCCCTGAAGCCGCCATGGCCAGTTCAGCCCGGGCGATGAAGGAGGGGGCTTGTCACGCCGTCAAGCTCGAAGGGGGAGAGCACATGGCGGAAACCATTCGCTTTCTCACCACCCGGGGAATACCCGTCATGGGCCATGTAGGCCTCACCCCCCAATCAGTCCACGCCTTTGGAGGATTTCGAATGCAGGGGCGGGGAGAGGCTGGGGAGCAGGTGATGGCCGATGCTTTGGCTGTGGCCGAAGCGGGAGCGGGGCTGCTGATTCTGGAGGGCATTCCAGCCCCCCTCGCGACTCATATCACCCAAAGAGTCCACATCCCCACCATCGGCATCGGCGCTGGTCCCGATTGTGATGGCCAGGTCTTGGTCCTCTACGATCTCCTGGGCCTTTTTGAGGGAGTCGCGCCCAAATTTGTCAAGCATTACCTGGAGGGAGGCAGCCTGGTGGGGGAGGCGGTCAATCGCTTTGCCGAAGAGGTGAGGGAGGGGCGGTTTCCTGGTCCGGAGCACACATCCTCCTGA
- the dapE gene encoding succinyl-diaminopimelate desuccinylase, with product MAHDPLDLALELVRVASVTPADHGCQGIVVARLQALGFKVHPLRFGEVDNFYARLGDVGPNLCFAGHTDVVPSGDLDAWQVDPFGGEIREGEIIARGISDMKGGLAAMVAGVEGFLARQPDFTQRGSLSFLITGDEEGDAVDGTRRVLDWLKEKGERLDYCLVGEPTCSQRLGDVIKNGRRGSLNGEIVIRGVQGHVAYPHLADNPIHRAFGPLGQLAETVLDAGNADFQPSSFQFTGLTSGGLSNVIPGQIRATFNVRFNTEQTPEGLETIIRGVLDRSGVDYELNTTLSGLPFRTRGESLLPALQGAIAEATGHPPALSTGGGTSDARFISQYCPETLEFGLVALGIHQVNERCPVVDLRGLAKIYQSLLARLFPA from the coding sequence ATGGCCCACGATCCCCTGGATTTGGCCCTGGAGTTGGTCCGGGTGGCTTCTGTCACCCCGGCTGATCACGGCTGCCAGGGGATCGTGGTGGCACGTCTTCAGGCGTTGGGATTTAAGGTGCACCCCTTGCGCTTTGGCGAGGTGGATAATTTTTATGCCCGCCTGGGGGATGTCGGTCCCAACCTCTGCTTCGCGGGTCACACCGATGTGGTGCCTTCCGGGGATTTGGACGCTTGGCAGGTGGATCCCTTCGGTGGTGAGATTCGGGAGGGGGAGATTATCGCCCGGGGTATCAGCGATATGAAGGGGGGGCTGGCCGCCATGGTGGCCGGTGTGGAAGGGTTTCTCGCCCGGCAGCCCGATTTTACCCAGCGGGGGAGCCTCTCTTTTTTGATCACTGGCGATGAGGAGGGGGATGCCGTTGATGGCACCCGGCGGGTTCTCGATTGGCTGAAGGAGAAGGGGGAGCGGCTGGACTACTGTCTGGTGGGGGAGCCTACCTGTAGCCAGCGTCTGGGAGATGTGATCAAAAATGGCCGCCGGGGCTCATTGAACGGCGAGATCGTGATCCGGGGAGTGCAGGGCCATGTAGCCTATCCCCACCTGGCGGATAATCCCATTCATCGCGCTTTTGGACCCCTGGGGCAGCTGGCTGAGACTGTTTTGGATGCAGGGAATGCCGATTTTCAGCCGTCGAGCTTTCAGTTTACGGGCTTGACCTCGGGGGGGCTGAGCAATGTGATTCCGGGGCAGATACGTGCCACCTTCAATGTGCGGTTTAACACCGAACAGACGCCGGAAGGGTTGGAGACGATCATTCGTGGGGTTTTGGATCGCTCCGGGGTGGATTATGAGTTGAACACCACCCTTTCGGGATTGCCGTTTCGCACCCGGGGGGAGAGTTTGCTGCCAGCGTTGCAGGGGGCGATTGCCGAGGCGACCGGCCATCCACCGGCGCTTTCCACGGGTGGCGGGACATCGGATGCGCGTTTTATCTCGCAATATTGCCCGGAGACCCTGGAGTTTGGTTTGGTCGCCTTGGGCATCCATCAGGTGAATGAGCGCTGCCCGGTTGTGGATCTGCGGGGGCTGGCCAAAATTTACCAATCGCTGCTGGCCCGCCTGTTTCCCGCCTGA
- a CDS encoding (2Fe-2S) ferredoxin domain-containing protein: MNKPKHHVFVCMNTRPEGHPRGSCGAVGAGSIRDAFANEMEKRALFEQIYLTGTSCMGPCDQGPTVVVYPEGVWYGRVKPTDITEIVEQHLLGGEPVARLRIG; the protein is encoded by the coding sequence ATCAACAAACCCAAACACCACGTATTCGTCTGCATGAACACCCGGCCTGAAGGCCACCCCAGGGGCTCCTGTGGCGCAGTGGGGGCCGGTTCCATTCGGGACGCCTTTGCCAATGAAATGGAAAAACGCGCCCTCTTCGAGCAGATCTACCTCACCGGCACCTCCTGCATGGGGCCTTGCGACCAAGGTCCTACCGTCGTGGTCTATCCCGAAGGGGTCTGGTATGGCCGGGTCAAGCCGACGGATATCACTGAAATCGTGGAGCAGCATCTACTGGGTGGAGAACCGGTCGCGCGACTGCGCATCGGCTGA
- the dapD gene encoding 2,3,4,5-tetrahydropyridine-2,6-dicarboxylate N-succinyltransferase has protein sequence MSELQTTIEQAWENRADYNPQTQGAVRDAVLEAIEGMDSGALRVAEKNPDHADATHGWVVNQWVKKAVLLFFKLHDNVVIPGGGAPHFDKVPLKFSGWDEARFRQGGFRVVPTATVRKGVYIAPGVVLMPSYANIGAYVDSGSMIDTWATVGSCAQIGKNNHISGGAGIGGVLEPLQANPVIIEDNCFIGARSEVAEGVIVGEGSVLSMGVYLGASTPIVDRTTGLIHRGYVPPYSVVVPGTLPGKPLPDGSPGPNLYCAVIVKTVDARTRSKTAINELLREF, from the coding sequence ATGTCTGAACTGCAAACCACCATCGAACAAGCCTGGGAAAACCGGGCCGACTACAACCCCCAGACCCAAGGCGCTGTGCGGGATGCCGTGCTGGAAGCCATCGAAGGGATGGATTCCGGTGCACTGCGGGTGGCGGAAAAAAATCCCGACCACGCCGATGCTACCCACGGCTGGGTGGTGAACCAGTGGGTTAAAAAAGCGGTTTTGCTCTTTTTCAAGCTCCACGACAATGTCGTGATTCCCGGTGGCGGAGCCCCCCATTTTGACAAGGTGCCCCTGAAATTCAGCGGCTGGGACGAAGCCCGCTTTCGCCAGGGGGGCTTTCGGGTGGTGCCTACCGCCACCGTGCGCAAGGGGGTCTATATCGCCCCGGGTGTGGTGCTCATGCCCTCCTATGCCAACATCGGCGCTTATGTGGATTCCGGTTCCATGATCGACACCTGGGCCACGGTGGGCTCCTGTGCCCAGATCGGTAAAAACAACCACATCTCCGGCGGCGCAGGTATTGGCGGGGTGCTGGAGCCACTGCAAGCCAATCCGGTGATTATCGAAGACAACTGCTTCATCGGCGCCCGCTCCGAGGTGGCCGAAGGGGTGATCGTCGGTGAGGGTTCGGTGCTCTCCATGGGGGTTTATCTCGGGGCCTCCACCCCCATCGTTGATCGCACAACGGGCTTGATTCATCGGGGATATGTGCCTCCCTATTCGGTGGTGGTGCCCGGAACCCTGCCCGGCAAACCCCTCCCCGACGGCTCTCCCGGTCCCAATCTCTACTGTGCCGTGATCGTGAAGACCGTGGACGCCCGTACCCGCTCCAAAACCGCCATCAACGAACTGCTGCGGGAATTTTAG
- a CDS encoding succinyldiaminopimelate transaminase → MNPRLKRLHPYPFEKLGKLLKGVEPRGEYGPIDIAIGEPRHPVAPFIREALTQALDGLAHYPSTRGGLPLRQGVAAWIERRYQLPEGHLDVERHLLPVNGTREALFSITQAVVGREGNEAPPPVVLMPNPFYQIYEGAAHMAGAEPVLVEATAENHFLPDYESLPEELLGRTRIAYLCTPSNPTGSVYSLEQLQRLIALAERHDFILASDECYSEIWDEQPPPGILEAAYGLGRVDFSRCLAFNSLSKRSNMPGARSGFVAGDAGVLADYFRLRTYTGCATPPFIQQAAVAAWADESHVEQNRALYREKLATALEILSPVLPVMRPDAGFYLWLKVPGGGEAFARQLFEQYRVRVLPGGYLGRPAVKGCPGCAPGENPGDPFIRVALVATLDENRQAMERIARLAREMSG, encoded by the coding sequence ATGAACCCACGTCTGAAGCGTTTGCACCCCTACCCTTTCGAAAAATTGGGCAAACTCCTCAAAGGTGTTGAGCCCCGTGGTGAATATGGTCCCATCGATATCGCCATCGGTGAACCCCGTCACCCGGTGGCCCCCTTTATCCGGGAAGCGCTGACCCAGGCCCTGGACGGTCTCGCCCACTATCCCTCCACCCGGGGGGGGTTGCCCCTGCGGCAGGGGGTGGCGGCATGGATCGAGAGGCGCTATCAACTGCCGGAAGGCCATCTGGATGTGGAGCGGCATCTGTTGCCGGTCAACGGTACCCGAGAGGCGCTTTTTTCCATTACCCAGGCGGTGGTGGGAAGGGAGGGGAATGAGGCCCCCCCCCCTGTCGTGCTGATGCCCAATCCTTTTTATCAGATCTATGAAGGGGCGGCCCACATGGCCGGGGCCGAACCGGTACTGGTAGAGGCCACCGCTGAAAACCACTTCCTCCCCGACTATGAATCCCTCCCGGAGGAGCTGCTTGGTCGCACCCGGATCGCCTATCTGTGCACCCCTTCCAACCCCACGGGCTCAGTCTACTCCCTGGAGCAGCTGCAAAGGTTGATTGCCCTGGCCGAGCGGCACGATTTTATTCTCGCCTCGGATGAGTGCTATTCCGAAATTTGGGATGAGCAACCCCCGCCAGGCATTCTGGAAGCCGCTTATGGTTTGGGGCGGGTTGATTTCAGCCGCTGCCTGGCCTTCAACTCCCTCTCCAAACGCTCCAACATGCCGGGGGCTCGCAGCGGTTTTGTGGCGGGGGATGCCGGGGTGCTGGCCGATTATTTTCGTTTGCGCACCTATACCGGCTGCGCCACCCCTCCCTTCATACAGCAGGCCGCCGTCGCCGCCTGGGCCGATGAGAGCCATGTGGAACAAAACCGGGCGCTCTACCGGGAAAAATTGGCAACAGCTCTGGAAATTCTCTCTCCGGTATTGCCGGTGATGCGTCCCGATGCCGGTTTTTATCTCTGGCTTAAAGTGCCGGGGGGGGGAGAGGCTTTTGCCCGGCAGTTGTTCGAGCAATACCGTGTGCGGGTGCTGCCCGGTGGTTATCTGGGCCGCCCGGCGGTCAAGGGCTGCCCCGGATGTGCCCCCGGGGAAAATCCCGGAGATCCCTTCATCCGGGTGGCGTTGGTGGCGACTCTCGATGAAAACCGTCAGGCGATGGAGCGCATTGCCCGCCTGGCCCGGGAGATGAGCGGCTGA
- a CDS encoding TusE/DsrC/DsvC family sulfur relay protein: MPSFELSGQTYETDEDGYLVNLGDWSQEVAEYLAEAENVDMSPSHWEVVNFLREYYEEYKIAPMIRILTKAIGKKLGKDKGNTKYLYDLYPGGPAKQACKIAGLPKPTGCV; the protein is encoded by the coding sequence ATGCCGAGTTTTGAACTGAGTGGACAAACCTACGAAACTGACGAAGATGGCTATCTTGTGAATCTTGGTGACTGGAGCCAGGAAGTGGCTGAGTACCTCGCTGAAGCCGAGAATGTCGACATGTCTCCTTCCCACTGGGAAGTGGTCAACTTTCTGCGGGAATATTATGAAGAGTACAAAATTGCTCCCATGATCCGCATCCTCACCAAAGCGATTGGTAAAAAGCTTGGTAAGGACAAGGGCAACACCAAATATCTCTACGATCTGTATCCCGGCGGTCCGGCCAAGCAAGCCTGTAAGATTGCTGGCCTCCCCAAGCCGACTGGCTGCGTCTGA
- a CDS encoding aspartate 1-decarboxylase, translated as MDLNLLKCKIHRATVSEVQLDYEGSCAIDEALMEAAGLHEYEQVHLWNINNGERFTTYVIRGERDSGMISVNGAAAHKANQGDLLIIAAFARMSEAEAEVFAPKLVYVDGANRIVRIGHAIPAQAA; from the coding sequence ATGGACCTCAATCTGTTAAAATGCAAAATTCATCGAGCGACAGTCTCCGAAGTCCAACTGGACTACGAGGGATCCTGCGCCATCGATGAGGCTTTGATGGAAGCAGCTGGACTCCACGAATATGAACAGGTGCATCTCTGGAACATCAACAACGGAGAGCGATTCACCACCTACGTCATTCGCGGAGAGCGCGACAGTGGCATGATCTCCGTCAATGGAGCTGCCGCTCACAAAGCCAACCAGGGGGATCTGTTGATCATCGCCGCCTTTGCCCGCATGAGTGAGGCCGAGGCCGAGGTATTCGCCCCAAAACTGGTATATGTGGATGGGGCCAACCGGATTGTCCGGATCGGCCACGCCATTCCGGCACAAGCAGCCTGA